A stretch of the Acidobacteriota bacterium genome encodes the following:
- the trpD gene encoding anthranilate phosphoribosyltransferase produces MTPVHHALREVARGGKLSREDARRAVTSLLDDEVPPAVAGGFLASLAAAGETIEALAGAVDVLRSRATRLPVPELLAARAIDVCGTGGDGHGMFNVSTAAAFVVAGAGTPVAKHGNRAVSSKCGSADVLAALGVVLEMTPERAAAALGSANITFLFAPLYHPVMKKLAPLRRELGVRTVFNLAGPLSNPVDVRRQIVGVDRPERVPVVAGALLALGTERALVFSHESGGDELMPFGVTNVAEVTAGGVRRFGLRARDFGVDECAAADLRGGDSAENADLLRRILDGERGPCRDTVVMNAAAALAVAGAARDYVEGASMAAAAIDSGAAQRALVTLMDVSRGIGA; encoded by the coding sequence GTGACGCCCGTCCACCACGCTCTGCGCGAGGTCGCGCGCGGAGGGAAGCTCTCGCGCGAGGACGCGCGGCGCGCCGTGACGTCGCTCCTCGACGACGAGGTCCCGCCCGCGGTCGCGGGAGGGTTTCTCGCGTCGCTCGCGGCCGCCGGCGAGACGATCGAAGCCCTCGCGGGAGCCGTCGACGTCCTCAGGAGCCGCGCGACGCGGCTCCCGGTGCCCGAGCTGCTCGCGGCGCGCGCGATCGACGTCTGCGGGACCGGCGGCGACGGGCACGGGATGTTCAACGTGTCGACGGCCGCCGCGTTCGTCGTCGCGGGGGCGGGAACGCCCGTCGCCAAGCACGGGAACCGGGCCGTCTCGTCGAAGTGCGGGTCGGCGGACGTGCTCGCGGCCCTCGGCGTCGTCCTCGAGATGACGCCGGAACGCGCCGCCGCGGCGCTGGGCAGCGCGAACATCACGTTTCTCTTCGCGCCGCTCTACCACCCGGTCATGAAGAAGCTGGCGCCGCTGCGCCGGGAGCTGGGCGTCCGGACGGTCTTCAATCTCGCCGGGCCGCTCTCGAACCCGGTCGACGTGCGCCGGCAGATCGTGGGCGTCGACCGGCCCGAGCGCGTGCCGGTCGTCGCGGGCGCTCTCCTCGCGCTCGGCACGGAGCGGGCGCTCGTCTTCTCGCACGAGTCCGGCGGCGACGAGCTGATGCCGTTCGGCGTCACGAACGTCGCCGAGGTGACCGCGGGCGGAGTCCGGCGCTTCGGCCTGAGGGCCCGGGACTTCGGCGTGGACGAATGCGCCGCCGCGGACCTCCGGGGCGGCGATTCGGCCGAGAACGCGGACCTCCTGCGCCGGATCCTCGACGGCGAGAGGGGTCCCTGCCGCGACACGGTGGTCATGAACGCCGCGGCGGCGCTCGCCGTGGCGGGCGCGGCGCGGGACTACGTCGAGGGCGCGAGCATGGCGGCTGCGGCGATCGACTCCGGAGCGGCCCAGCGCGCTCTCGTCACCCTGATGGACGTTTCGCGGGGAATCGGCGCCTGA